The Cylindrospermopsis curvispora GIHE-G1 genome contains a region encoding:
- a CDS encoding glutaminase, with protein sequence MAQSQTNISQGQVLQRIPLLASINPLLFAVYIYSKPNTHYSLGDYTIRFPLMSVIKPFSFLYLLEHLGEEQVLQSVGTSPSSMAFNSLEQLISDNGHPRNPMINSGAITVAHKLNSISQVSNSSNYTGIFLSQSFIEWLNILADTQLYLDVDMLNSVRSTRSPLNLAIARILYENGYIENIESALDIYEEICCISGTVMDVGKLGKLLAHETGLIAPQHRLLVNHVMLSCGLYESSPHYAQKIGLPMKSGISGALLTVIPDQGAIAIYSPAINLTGNSIAGLRFIETLFG encoded by the coding sequence ATGGCACAATCCCAAACTAATATCTCTCAAGGTCAAGTTCTTCAGCGTATACCTCTATTGGCTAGTATTAATCCTCTATTGTTTGCTGTTTATATCTATTCTAAACCCAATACTCATTATAGTCTGGGAGATTATACTATTCGTTTCCCTTTAATGAGTGTTATTAAACCTTTTAGCTTTTTATATCTCCTTGAACATTTGGGTGAGGAGCAGGTTCTTCAATCTGTGGGTACATCCCCTTCATCAATGGCTTTTAATTCCTTAGAACAGCTAATTTCAGATAATGGACACCCCCGCAACCCTATGATTAATAGTGGTGCCATTACTGTGGCTCATAAATTAAATAGTATAAGTCAGGTAAGTAATAGTAGTAATTATACAGGAATTTTTCTATCCCAATCTTTTATTGAGTGGTTAAATATATTGGCAGATACTCAACTATATTTAGATGTGGATATGTTGAATTCTGTCCGATCTACCCGATCCCCTCTCAATTTGGCGATCGCACGGATTCTGTATGAAAATGGATATATTGAAAATATTGAATCTGCTCTGGATATCTATGAGGAAATATGCTGTATTTCCGGAACAGTAATGGATGTGGGTAAGTTGGGAAAATTATTGGCTCACGAAACCGGTTTAATCGCTCCCCAGCATCGTCTATTGGTGAATCACGTCATGTTAAGTTGTGGACTTTATGAGTCTTCTCCTCACTATGCTCAAAAAATTGGTTTACCTATGAAATCAGGTATTAGTGGGGCACTTTTGACAGTAATACCTGACCAAGGTGCGATCGCTATTTATAGTCCTGCTATAAATTTAACTGGTAATTCTATAGCAGGATTAAGGTTTATTGAGACCTTATTTGGTTAA
- a CDS encoding cytochrome c oxidase subunit II, with the protein MQKVPVSLWTLLVGMIISPISIWIGQNHHLLPIQASAQAPLVDNFFNVMFTIAVALFLIVEGTIVIFLFVYRRRGGDASDGIPIEGNLALEIFWTAIPTVIVIGLGIYSVNIYNQMGGLEPGTHPHHMAHVSGTAIAATMDNESKSSSNSLHTPPANIGIGASPETQNKPADLVVNVQGMQFAWLFNYPETDINAGELHIPVGADVQLNLSATDVIHSFWVPQFRLKQDAIPGVPTELRFVATKPGTYPIVCTELCGGYHGSMRSQVIVHSQEDFNHWLTENQVAQQNSPQILAVNPGHVSPTEFLAPYVQNMGINSAIIPSFKTITK; encoded by the coding sequence ATGCAAAAAGTTCCCGTATCATTATGGACACTATTGGTGGGAATGATAATTTCTCCTATTAGTATATGGATAGGACAAAATCATCATTTGTTACCCATACAAGCTTCAGCCCAAGCGCCCTTGGTAGACAATTTTTTTAATGTCATGTTTACCATTGCAGTAGCTCTATTTTTAATAGTCGAAGGAACCATAGTAATCTTCTTATTTGTGTATCGTCGTCGTGGGGGAGATGCTAGTGATGGTATACCCATAGAAGGCAATTTAGCCTTAGAGATTTTTTGGACTGCCATACCCACAGTAATTGTAATTGGTTTAGGTATTTACAGCGTCAATATCTATAATCAAATGGGAGGTTTAGAACCAGGTACTCATCCCCATCATATGGCCCATGTTTCAGGTACAGCAATAGCAGCTACCATGGATAATGAAAGTAAATCTTCCAGTAATTCCCTTCACACACCCCCTGCTAATATTGGGATTGGTGCAAGTCCTGAAACTCAAAACAAACCAGCAGATTTGGTAGTTAATGTTCAAGGAATGCAATTTGCATGGTTATTTAACTATCCTGAAACTGACATAAATGCAGGAGAATTACATATTCCTGTGGGTGCAGACGTACAGTTAAACCTGTCCGCAACAGATGTAATTCACTCATTTTGGGTTCCCCAATTTCGTCTCAAGCAAGATGCGATTCCTGGTGTACCAACCGAACTAAGATTTGTAGCAACAAAACCGGGAACCTATCCTATAGTTTGCACGGAATTATGTGGTGGTTATCATGGTTCCATGCGCAGCCAAGTAATAGTTCACAGTCAGGAAGACTTTAATCATTGGTTAACAGAAAATCAGGTGGCGCAACAAAATTCCCCCCAAATATTAGCTGTTAACCCTGGTCATGTATCTCCCACGGAATTTCTAGCGCCCTATGTTCAGAATATGGGTATAAATTCCGCAATCATTCCTTCATTTAAGACCATCACCAAATAA
- the ctaD gene encoding cytochrome c oxidase subunit I, protein MTSSEFFPKIPTNPPDQSQQKTLLVSHTSHQEPWKFKDYFTFNTDHKVIGIQYLVTAFFFYLIGGLMAVAIRTELATPDADFIDPNLYNAFMTNHGTIMIFLWIVPSAIGGFGNYLVPLMVGARDMAFPKLNAIAFWLNPPAGLLLLASFLFGGSQSGWTAYPPLSLITAPIAQSLWILAIVLVGTSSILGSINFVITILMMKVPSMKWDQVPLFCWAILATSILALLSTPVLAAGLVLLLFDINFGTSFFKPDAGGNVIIYQHLFWFYSHPAVYLMILPIFGIMSEVIPTHARKPIFGYKAIAYSSVAICVVGLFVWVHHMFTSGTPGWMRMFFTISTLIVAVPTGVKIFGWVATLWGGKIRFTSAMLFAIGLLSMFVMGGLSGVTMGTAPFDVHVHDTYYVVAHFHYVLFGGSVFGIYSGIYHWFPKITGKIMNETWGKIHFILTFIGTNLTFLPMHELGLQGMPRRVAMYDPQFISLNQICTVGAFILAISVIPFAYNAINSWFNGESAGDNPWKSLTLEWTTSSPPIIENWEVLPVVTHGPYDYGHQQDEV, encoded by the coding sequence ATGACTTCCAGCGAATTTTTTCCCAAAATACCAACAAATCCACCAGATCAAAGTCAACAAAAAACTCTTCTGGTATCCCACACCTCACATCAAGAACCTTGGAAATTTAAAGACTATTTTACTTTTAATACTGATCATAAAGTCATCGGTATTCAATATTTAGTCACCGCCTTTTTCTTCTATTTAATAGGTGGGTTAATGGCAGTTGCCATCCGCACAGAATTAGCCACACCCGACGCTGATTTCATTGACCCCAATCTGTATAACGCCTTCATGACTAATCACGGAACAATCATGATATTTCTTTGGATTGTTCCCAGCGCCATTGGGGGATTTGGTAATTATTTAGTACCCTTAATGGTGGGTGCTAGAGACATGGCATTTCCTAAATTAAATGCCATTGCTTTTTGGTTAAATCCCCCCGCAGGTTTGCTATTATTAGCTAGTTTCCTTTTTGGTGGTTCTCAATCCGGTTGGACCGCCTATCCACCTCTAAGTTTAATTACCGCCCCCATCGCTCAAAGTCTCTGGATTTTAGCAATTGTTTTAGTAGGAACTTCCTCAATTTTGGGTTCAATTAACTTTGTCATCACAATTTTGATGATGAAAGTTCCCAGCATGAAATGGGATCAAGTGCCCCTATTTTGTTGGGCAATTTTAGCAACTTCTATTCTGGCACTTTTATCCACCCCCGTGTTAGCAGCAGGCTTAGTTTTGCTACTATTTGACATTAATTTCGGTACCTCATTTTTTAAACCTGATGCTGGTGGTAACGTGATTATTTACCAACATCTATTTTGGTTTTATTCCCATCCAGCAGTTTATTTAATGATTCTGCCAATTTTTGGCATTATGTCAGAAGTTATTCCTACCCATGCGCGCAAACCAATTTTTGGATATAAGGCGATCGCCTATTCTAGTGTTGCTATTTGTGTGGTAGGTTTATTTGTGTGGGTTCACCACATGTTTACCAGTGGTACTCCTGGTTGGATGCGCATGTTTTTCACTATTTCCACACTAATAGTTGCTGTTCCCACAGGGGTAAAAATATTTGGTTGGGTGGCAACTCTTTGGGGTGGTAAAATCCGATTTACCAGTGCAATGTTGTTTGCAATTGGTTTATTATCAATGTTTGTTATGGGTGGTTTAAGTGGCGTAACTATGGGAACTGCTCCCTTTGACGTTCACGTTCATGATACCTATTATGTGGTTGCCCATTTTCACTATGTTTTATTTGGTGGTTCTGTTTTTGGCATTTACTCTGGTATCTATCATTGGTTTCCCAAAATCACCGGTAAAATCATGAATGAAACTTGGGGTAAAATCCACTTTATTCTGACTTTTATTGGTACTAACCTAACATTTTTACCAATGCACGAACTGGGATTACAAGGGATGCCAAGACGAGTGGCTATGTATGACCCACAATTTATTAGTTTGAACCAGATTTGTACAGTGGGAGCATTCATTTTAGCCATTTCTGTTATTCCCTTTGCTTATAATGCGATTAATAGTTGGTTCAATGGTGAGTCAGCAGGTGATAATCCCTGGAAGAGTTTAACCCTAGAATGGACTACTAGTTCTCCCCCGATTATTGAAAATTGGGAAGTTTTACCTGTGGTTACCCATGGACCTTATGACTATGGACATCAACAAGATGAGGTCTAG
- a CDS encoding cytochrome c oxidase subunit 3, whose protein sequence is MTAITTDKHLSGDHHEHPDLRVWGLLTFLVSESLMFGGFFATYLFFKGTTPVWPPEGTDVELLIPTINTIILVSSSFVIHLGDAAIKRNRVGWMRFWYFITAIMGAVFLVGQIYEYMNLGYGLTSNVFANCFYLMTGFHGLHVFVGLLLILGVLWRSLKRNHYSAIKHTGIEMAEIYWHFVDIIWIILFTLVYLMNAF, encoded by the coding sequence ATGACAGCAATTACGACTGACAAACATCTCTCAGGTGACCATCACGAACATCCGGATTTGCGGGTTTGGGGATTATTAACTTTCTTGGTTTCTGAATCCTTAATGTTTGGTGGATTTTTTGCTACCTATTTATTTTTTAAAGGTACTACCCCAGTTTGGCCTCCAGAGGGGACAGATGTGGAATTGCTTATCCCTACCATTAACACCATAATTCTAGTATCTAGCAGTTTTGTTATTCATCTAGGTGATGCAGCAATTAAAAGAAATCGTGTGGGGTGGATGCGATTTTGGTATTTTATTACGGCCATCATGGGTGCTGTATTTTTAGTGGGACAGATTTATGAATACATGAATCTGGGGTATGGGTTAACTAGCAATGTTTTCGCCAATTGTTTTTATTTAATGACTGGTTTTCACGGATTGCATGTTTTTGTGGGATTGCTATTAATTTTGGGTGTTTTATGGCGTTCTCTCAAACGTAATCATTATTCTGCTATTAAACATACGGGAATCGAAATGGCAGAAATTTATTGGCACTTTGTCGATATCATTTGGATTATTTTGTTTACCTTGGTTTATCTCATGAATGCTTTTTGA